A DNA window from Helianthus annuus cultivar XRQ/B chromosome 15, HanXRQr2.0-SUNRISE, whole genome shotgun sequence contains the following coding sequences:
- the LOC110912974 gene encoding protein WHAT'S THIS FACTOR 9, mitochondrial: MSMASSKNLRKVVNKVLFLNQYTPSWRHIRNHNYTNVYMKWKSDSYFDSIESIHKSIQLKPIIALKNRITASPDGCIPVSDVSKKGLQLEIPIKVARFLRLYPSVFEEFTGPKYNLPWFRLTPEAAILHDEEQAVYRDFKADLQKRLRKLILMSVENKLPLKIIKGMLWYLGLPEDYLDGNVDGCFKVVEMGDGLKGLSVVQTEKTLSVIQKNALRTGVYNGGQMESISFPLFPSKGLRLRSKILDWLDGFQKLPYVSPYEGCSDLCPGSDLFEKRVVGLLHELLSLFVEHSAERKKLLCLRKYLGLPQKVHKVFERHPCVFYLSLRNNTCTAILKEAYCDKMAIEAHPLATVRRKYIDLVMESKVILKNRRLQNHSFCSGEGDLKVEDTHSASQCL; encoded by the coding sequence ATGAGTATGGCAAGTAGTAAAAATCTCAGAAAAGTGGTAAATAAGGTTCTCTTTTTAAATCAATACACACCCTCCTGGCGACACATTCGAAATCACAACTACACCAATGTATACATGAAATGGAAAAGTGATTCATACTTTGATTCAATTGAATCAATCCACAAATCCATCCAACTCAAACCCATAATCGCTCTCAAGAACCGTATTACAGCCTCTCCAGATGGTTGCATCCCCGTTTCCGATGTTTCAAAGAAAGGGTTACAGTTAGAAATACCCATTAAGGTTGCTAGGTTTCTTCGATTATACCCGTCGGTTTTTGAGGAGTTCACCGGACCCAAATACAATTTACCCTGGTTTAGACTAACCCCAGAGGCTGCAATCCTTCATGATGAAGAACAAGCTGTTTATCGGGATTTTAAAGCTGACTTACAAAAAAGATTGAGAAAATTGATACTTATGAGCGTTGAAAATAAGTTGCCGTTGAAGATAATTAAAGGTATGTTGTGGTATTTAGGGTTACCGGAGGATTATTTGGACGGAAATGTTGACGGGTGTTTTAAGGTAGTTGAAATGGGCGATGGGCTGAAGGGATTATCGGTTGTTCAAACCGAAAAGACGTTGTCGGTGATTCAAAAGAACGCACTAAGAACCGGAGTTTATAACGGTGGACAAATGGAATCCATTTCGTTTCCGTTGTTTCCATCTAAGGGGTTGAGGTTAAGAAGCAAGATTTTGGATTGGTTGGATGGTTTTCAGAAACTTCCGTATGTTTCACCGTATGAGGGATGCTCGGATTTATGCCCGGGTAGTGATTTGTTTGAGAAACGGGTCGTGGGTTTGCTCCATGAGTTGCTTAGTCTATTTGTGGAACATTCTGCTGAGAGGAAGAAGCTTTTGTGCTTGAGAAAGTATTTGGGGCTGCCACAGAAAGTTCATAAGGTGTTTGAGCGACATCCGTGTGTGTTTTATCTATCTTTGAGGAATAACACATGCACTGCAATATTAAAAGAAGCGTATTGTGATAAAATGGCTATTGAGGCCCATCCTCTTGCAACGGTAAGGAGAAAGTATATTGATTTGGTGATGGAATCGAAAGTTATATTGAAAAACCGAAGGCTGCAAAATCATTCTTTTTGCTCGGGTGAAGGGGATTTGAAGGTTGAAGATACTCATAGTGCAAGTCAATGTCTATAA